One window from the genome of Scyliorhinus canicula unplaced genomic scaffold, sScyCan1.1, whole genome shotgun sequence encodes:
- the LOC119960995 gene encoding gastrula zinc finger protein XlCGF8.2DB-like, with amino-acid sequence CGKGYQFPSELETHRRSHTGERPFTCTQCGKGFTQLSNLQTHQRVHTGERPFTCSQCGKGFTQLFHLQIHQRVHTGEKPFTCSQCGKRFTVLSSLQSHQRVHTGERPFTCSQCGKGFCDSSQLLRHQQVHTGERPFTCSQCGKGFCNLSHLLRHQRIHTGERPFTCSQCGKRFRDSSHLLSHQQGHTGERPFTCSQCGKGFTQLSHLRTHRRVHTGEKPFTCSQ; translated from the coding sequence tgtgggaagggataccaattcccatctgagctggagactcatcgacgcagtcacactggggagaggccattcacctgcactcagtgtgggaagggattcactcagttatccaacctgcagacacaccagcgagttcacactggggagaggccgttcacctgctctcagtgtgggaaaggattcacccaGTTATTCCatctgcagatacaccagcgagttcacactggggagaagccgttcacttgctctcagtgtgggaaaagattcactgtattatccagtctgcagtcacaccagcgtgttcacactggggagaggccgttcacctgctctcagtgtgggaaaggattctgtGATTCGTCCCAGCtattgagacaccaacaagttcacactggggagaggccgttcacctgctctcagtgtgggaaaggattttgtAATTTGTCCCACCTattgagacaccagcgaattcacactggggagaggccatttacctgctcccaatgtgggaaACGATTCCGTGATTCATCTCATCTGTTGAGCCACCAGCaaggtcacactggggagaggccattcacctgctctcagtgtgggaaaggatttactcaattatctcacctgcggacacaccggcgagttcacactggggagaagccattcacctgctctcag